Proteins from a genomic interval of Microbacterium abyssi:
- a CDS encoding VOC family protein, translating into MAHGDITHIDIPVADMEAAKAFYSGLFGWQIAEVPGYEGYPMWQAPNKVSGGGLAPRSADFSQPRSYVEVDSIDETIAKAVEAGATVLLEKQPISETSWWAAIADPDGNSIGLYESATHAS; encoded by the coding sequence ATGGCACACGGCGACATCACACACATCGACATCCCGGTCGCGGACATGGAGGCGGCGAAGGCCTTCTACTCCGGACTGTTCGGATGGCAGATCGCCGAGGTGCCCGGGTACGAGGGGTACCCGATGTGGCAGGCGCCGAACAAGGTCAGCGGCGGTGGCCTCGCCCCACGCAGCGCCGACTTCAGCCAGCCGCGCTCGTACGTCGAGGTGGACTCGATCGACGAGACCATCGCGAAGGCGGTCGAGGCCGGAGCGACCGTGCTGCTGGAGAAACAGCCGATCAGCGAGACGAGCTGGTGGGCGGCGATCGCTGACCCCGACGGCAACTCGATCGGGCTGTACGAGAGCGCGACGCACGCGAGCTGA
- the xylB gene encoding xylulokinase, which produces MIIAHDLGTTGNKASLHHDDGRPVASTTVGYPAHFAAGGIAEQDPQDWWNAVVSATRDLLSRTGTAPADVQGLVVSGQMMGAVLLDGDGVPVRPAIIWADTRAGAQQRELEGVLGAEHAYELLGHRLNPTYSVEKVMWVRDNEPDVWARVRRFCVAKDYIVLGLTGRLATDRSDASGTNAYDQRTGDWSDEVLQAARLNRTLFPEILDSTAIAGTLTDAAAEALGLTTAVRVVMGGGDGPMAAVGSGIVAPEDGAYVCLGTSSWISFASDTPLIDKGLRTFTFDNVVPGSFVPTATMQAGGASIQWISEALSADPAKPETARLTSEAGGDLDTEDLYFLPYLLGERSPIWDPNARGAFVGIGRHHTRHHLVRAVLESIGYNLLTSIHAFRESGATIDRIDAVGGGAQSDALLQVLADVWGVPVRRRTIVEEANSLGAAVTGAVGLGLADFSAARALSEVTAEFTPDAGRHGIHAERHARFTAAYDALAPWFASGPAQSGGRPDTGRTDSPDASDIRASGPQSFSAEPGDDR; this is translated from the coding sequence GTGATCATCGCCCACGACCTCGGCACCACCGGGAACAAGGCCTCGCTGCACCACGACGACGGCCGTCCGGTCGCCTCCACGACCGTCGGCTATCCGGCGCACTTCGCCGCCGGCGGCATCGCCGAGCAGGATCCCCAGGACTGGTGGAACGCCGTGGTGTCAGCCACCCGCGACCTCCTCTCTCGCACCGGCACAGCGCCCGCCGATGTGCAAGGCCTCGTGGTCAGCGGCCAGATGATGGGCGCCGTGCTGCTCGACGGCGATGGCGTCCCGGTGCGCCCGGCGATCATCTGGGCCGACACGCGCGCCGGCGCGCAGCAGCGCGAGCTCGAGGGCGTGCTCGGCGCCGAACACGCGTACGAACTGCTCGGCCACCGGTTGAACCCCACCTACTCCGTCGAGAAGGTCATGTGGGTGCGCGACAACGAGCCCGACGTCTGGGCCCGCGTCCGGCGCTTCTGCGTCGCGAAGGACTACATCGTCCTCGGCCTCACCGGGCGCCTCGCGACCGACCGCTCCGACGCCTCCGGCACGAACGCCTACGATCAGCGCACCGGCGACTGGTCCGACGAGGTTCTGCAGGCCGCCCGCCTCAACCGCACGCTCTTTCCCGAGATCCTCGATTCGACGGCGATCGCCGGCACGCTGACGGATGCCGCCGCCGAAGCCCTGGGCCTGACGACCGCAGTGCGCGTCGTGATGGGCGGCGGCGACGGGCCGATGGCCGCCGTCGGATCCGGCATCGTCGCGCCGGAGGACGGCGCTTACGTGTGCCTGGGCACCTCCTCATGGATCTCGTTCGCGAGCGACACCCCCCTGATCGACAAAGGCCTTCGCACGTTCACATTCGACAACGTCGTGCCCGGGTCGTTCGTACCGACGGCGACGATGCAGGCCGGTGGCGCCTCGATCCAGTGGATCTCCGAGGCGCTCTCCGCCGATCCGGCGAAACCCGAGACTGCGCGACTCACGTCGGAGGCCGGCGGCGACCTCGATACCGAGGACCTCTACTTCCTCCCGTATCTGCTCGGCGAACGGTCTCCCATCTGGGATCCGAACGCCCGCGGCGCCTTCGTCGGCATCGGCCGCCATCACACCCGCCACCATCTCGTCCGCGCGGTGCTCGAGAGCATCGGGTACAACCTGCTCACCAGCATCCACGCGTTCCGCGAGTCCGGCGCGACGATCGACCGGATCGATGCTGTCGGCGGCGGAGCGCAGAGCGACGCGCTGCTGCAGGTCCTCGCCGACGTCTGGGGCGTGCCCGTGCGCCGGCGCACGATCGTCGAAGAGGCGAACAGCCTCGGCGCTGCGGTCACCGGCGCCGTCGGCCTCGGGCTCGCCGACTTCTCGGCCGCCCGCGCCCTTAGCGAGGTGACGGCGGAGTTCACCCCGGATGCCGGTCGCCACGGCATCCACGCCGAGCGCCATGCCCGCTTCACCGCCG
- a CDS encoding MmgE/PrpD family protein, with translation MTVNHHVRVYKSEEDLPRREQLAWKIAEVATDAVEVEQDVVDMIINRIIDNASVAAASLTRGPIIAARDQAFSHPVSTGGEGANVFGAPLEQRTSPEWAAWANGVAVRELDYHDTFLAAEYSHPGDNIPPILAVAQHTGSDGRALVRGLATGYEIQVDLVKAICLHKHKIDHVAHLGPSAAAGIGTLLGLDAETIYQAVSQALHTTTATRQSRKGEISTWKAHAPAFAGKMAVEAVDRAMRGQTSPSPIYEGEDGVIAWMLDGKDAAYEVPLPAAGEPKRAILDSYTKEHSAEYQAQAWIDLARKLHNEGVDTASIESVVLHTSHHTHYVIGSGANDPQKYDPTASRETLDHSIPYIFTVALQDGTWHHVDSYAPERASRADTVELWNRVTTREDAEWTRRYHSNDISEKAFGGRVEITFKDGTTLVDEIAVADAHPLGARPFARENYINKFRLLAEPVLAPEEIERFLSLVQRLPELTAAEVAELSIIAKPGVVASDPATQGLF, from the coding sequence ATGACCGTCAACCACCACGTCCGCGTCTACAAGAGCGAAGAGGACCTGCCCCGCCGGGAGCAGCTGGCCTGGAAGATCGCCGAGGTCGCCACCGACGCCGTCGAGGTCGAGCAGGACGTCGTCGACATGATCATCAACCGCATCATCGACAACGCGTCGGTGGCCGCAGCATCCCTCACGCGCGGCCCGATCATCGCCGCCCGCGACCAGGCGTTCAGCCACCCGGTCTCAACCGGCGGCGAGGGCGCGAACGTTTTCGGCGCCCCGCTCGAGCAGCGCACCAGCCCCGAGTGGGCGGCCTGGGCCAACGGTGTGGCCGTGCGCGAGCTCGACTATCACGACACGTTCCTCGCCGCCGAGTACTCGCACCCCGGCGACAACATCCCGCCGATCCTCGCAGTCGCACAGCACACCGGCAGTGACGGACGCGCGCTCGTCCGCGGGCTCGCGACCGGGTACGAGATCCAGGTCGACCTCGTGAAGGCGATCTGCCTGCACAAGCACAAGATCGACCACGTCGCGCACCTCGGCCCGTCGGCCGCGGCCGGCATCGGAACTCTGCTCGGCCTCGATGCCGAGACGATCTACCAAGCCGTCAGTCAGGCACTGCACACCACGACCGCCACTCGCCAGAGCCGCAAGGGCGAGATCTCGACGTGGAAGGCGCACGCCCCCGCATTCGCGGGAAAGATGGCCGTCGAGGCCGTCGACCGCGCCATGCGCGGCCAGACCAGTCCGTCGCCCATCTACGAAGGCGAGGACGGCGTCATCGCCTGGATGCTGGACGGCAAGGATGCCGCGTACGAGGTGCCGCTTCCCGCTGCAGGTGAGCCGAAGCGTGCGATTCTCGACTCGTACACGAAGGAGCACTCGGCCGAGTACCAGGCGCAGGCCTGGATCGACCTGGCGCGGAAGCTGCACAATGAAGGCGTCGACACGGCTTCGATCGAATCGGTGGTTCTGCACACCAGCCACCACACGCACTACGTGATCGGCTCGGGGGCGAACGACCCGCAGAAGTACGACCCGACAGCGTCGCGCGAGACGCTCGACCACTCGATCCCGTACATCTTCACCGTCGCGCTGCAGGACGGTACCTGGCATCACGTCGACTCCTACGCGCCTGAGCGGGCTTCGCGCGCCGACACCGTCGAACTGTGGAACAGGGTCACCACGCGTGAGGATGCCGAGTGGACCCGTCGCTATCACTCGAACGACATCAGCGAGAAGGCGTTCGGCGGTCGCGTGGAGATCACGTTCAAGGACGGCACGACGCTCGTCGACGAGATCGCCGTGGCGGATGCGCACCCGCTGGGCGCGCGTCCGTTCGCCCGTGAGAACTACATCAACAAGTTCCGGCTGCTGGCCGAGCCGGTGCTCGCACCGGAGGAGATCGAGCGGTTCCTCTCTCTGGTGCAGCGCCTGCCCGAGCTCACGGCCGCTGAGGTCGCGGAACTGTCGATCATCGCGAAGCCGGGTGTCGTGGCATCCGACCCCGCCACCCAGGGGCTGTTCTGA
- a CDS encoding CGNR zinc finger domain-containing protein, which yields MLFTDDTVEALRAAAHLVNSAEEPDTLASPDDFEAFLAAFPYTGRIDRDADELAALRALRRRLRQMLLAPRDGMVDGINEALRDVTFDAHVVRHDGADWHLHAVADDRPLAERILAETAMALLDVVRADEGSRLTVCADADCEGVVLDLSRNRSRRYCSTACTNRNAVAAYRARQR from the coding sequence ATGCTGTTCACCGATGACACTGTTGAGGCGCTGCGCGCCGCGGCGCACCTCGTCAACAGCGCCGAGGAACCGGACACGCTCGCGTCACCCGACGACTTCGAGGCGTTCCTCGCGGCGTTCCCCTACACAGGCCGCATCGACCGCGACGCCGACGAACTGGCAGCCCTGCGAGCCCTGCGCCGGCGCCTGCGCCAGATGCTGCTCGCACCGCGCGACGGCATGGTCGACGGCATCAACGAGGCGCTGCGCGATGTGACCTTCGACGCGCACGTCGTCCGCCACGACGGCGCCGACTGGCACCTGCATGCGGTCGCCGACGACCGCCCGCTCGCCGAGCGCATCCTCGCCGAGACCGCCATGGCGCTTCTCGACGTCGTCCGGGCCGACGAGGGCAGCCGACTCACCGTGTGCGCCGACGCGGACTGCGAGGGCGTCGTACTCGACCTCTCCCGCAACCGGTCGCGCCGCTACTGCTCCACGGCCTGCACGAACCGTAACGCCGTCGCCGCATACCGCGCGCGACAGCGCTGA
- a CDS encoding glucose-6-phosphate isomerase family protein: MSTPPAVDIPTLLEISPQGGIEGRSRRYEKFLGDMDGVYRDDKAWQDAVGEYGTDDLVYWVDDHRYQEGPGALIVGTSTLLPGRYGEEFAVTRGHLHAVADRAELYYCLSGRGVMLLETLDGQTSAIELTPGKAVDVPGHWIHRSVNVGDEPFVTLFCYAADAGQDYGVIAEAGGMKNLVVADGDGWALKPNPDHTGYRAG; encoded by the coding sequence GTGAGCACCCCACCCGCCGTCGACATCCCCACCCTTCTGGAGATCTCGCCGCAGGGCGGCATCGAGGGGCGCTCGCGTCGCTATGAGAAGTTCCTCGGCGACATGGACGGCGTGTACCGCGACGACAAGGCCTGGCAGGATGCCGTCGGCGAATACGGAACGGACGACCTGGTCTACTGGGTTGACGACCACCGCTACCAGGAGGGGCCCGGTGCGCTGATCGTCGGCACGAGCACGCTGCTGCCCGGCCGGTACGGCGAGGAGTTCGCCGTCACGCGCGGGCACCTGCACGCCGTGGCCGATCGTGCCGAGCTGTACTACTGCCTGAGCGGGCGCGGCGTGATGCTGCTGGAGACCCTCGATGGGCAGACGTCTGCGATCGAGCTCACCCCCGGCAAGGCCGTCGACGTGCCGGGGCACTGGATCCACCGCAGCGTCAACGTGGGCGACGAGCCGTTCGTCACGCTGTTCTGCTACGCCGCGGATGCCGGGCAGGACTACGGCGTGATCGCCGAGGCCGGTGGCATGAAGAACCTCGTCGTCGCGGACGGGGACGGCTGGGCGCTGAAGCCGAACCCCGACCACACGGGGTACCGCGCGGGCTGA
- a CDS encoding GntR family transcriptional regulator, whose translation MSTTVERTRASDRAYATLLEEIQSGALAPGTVLAEVEQAARLGVSRTPLREALQQLSADGLVEQQSPRVTVVTGIDADDIRSLFEIRRALEESAARLAAERGDAALFGALASEFAATGASLDAATGREDYYALIARFDAAVDAAVDNDYISAALRTVRTHLVRVRRMARDNRERLAASVAEHRLIAEALAERDGDLAAHATHVHLRNALTSILDSIREGQS comes from the coding sequence GTGAGCACCACCGTCGAGCGCACCAGAGCGAGTGATCGCGCATACGCGACCCTGCTGGAGGAGATTCAGTCCGGCGCACTCGCGCCGGGCACCGTCCTCGCCGAGGTCGAGCAGGCCGCCCGTCTCGGCGTGAGCCGCACACCTCTTCGCGAGGCGCTCCAGCAGCTGAGCGCCGACGGCCTCGTCGAGCAGCAGTCCCCGCGCGTCACGGTGGTCACCGGCATCGACGCCGACGACATCCGCTCCCTGTTCGAGATCCGCCGCGCGCTCGAGGAGTCCGCCGCGCGGCTCGCGGCCGAACGCGGAGATGCCGCGCTGTTCGGGGCCCTGGCATCCGAATTCGCGGCTACCGGAGCATCCCTCGATGCCGCCACCGGACGCGAGGACTACTACGCGCTCATCGCCCGGTTCGACGCCGCCGTCGACGCCGCCGTCGACAACGACTACATCTCCGCGGCACTGCGCACGGTCCGCACGCACCTCGTGCGGGTGCGACGCATGGCGCGCGACAATCGCGAACGGCTTGCGGCATCCGTCGCCGAGCACCGGCTCATCGCCGAGGCTCTCGCCGAACGCGACGGCGACCTCGCCGCACACGCCACGCACGTGCACTTGCGCAATGCGCTCACCAGCATCCTCGATTCCATTAGGGAAGGGCAGTCATGA
- a CDS encoding EamA family transporter, with product MSALADDTRVRSRLRLGIPLAIGAAFAFGMSGAWARGLIDAGWTPGAAVTVRIWVAALVLLVPTLVALRGRWGVLRRNLGVIAAYGLLAVTATQLFYFQAVAVMDVGLALLIEYTAPIAVVLWLWMRRGEKPTGRSILGAVIAFAGLVLMLDVLSGRSVDVGGILWAFGAMVGAAAYFILSGKRDTGLPPLVLAGSGLLVGAAGLTVAGLVGVLPMAWNTDDVTYRFGTVPWFVPVLAIGIIATALAYVLGIASTRLLGSRLASFIALAEVVAALLFGWLLLGQLPNLLQGIGAALVLAGVVVVKLGEPAASMSGDPVLAPPGEQSADALEDGASSDEAGRAGARTGPDHP from the coding sequence ATGAGCGCCTTGGCAGATGACACGCGTGTGCGATCGCGCCTGCGGCTCGGCATTCCTCTCGCGATCGGGGCGGCATTCGCGTTCGGGATGTCGGGCGCCTGGGCTCGCGGGCTCATCGATGCGGGCTGGACGCCGGGCGCGGCGGTCACTGTGCGGATCTGGGTGGCGGCGCTCGTGCTGCTCGTGCCGACTCTCGTCGCGCTGCGCGGACGCTGGGGCGTGCTGCGCCGCAACCTAGGCGTCATCGCCGCCTACGGACTGCTCGCCGTGACGGCCACGCAGCTGTTCTACTTCCAGGCCGTCGCCGTGATGGATGTGGGACTCGCCCTCCTCATCGAGTACACCGCTCCGATCGCCGTCGTGCTGTGGCTCTGGATGCGGCGGGGCGAGAAGCCCACTGGGCGCAGCATCCTCGGCGCCGTGATCGCGTTCGCCGGTCTCGTGCTCATGCTCGACGTCCTCTCGGGTCGCAGCGTCGATGTCGGCGGCATCCTCTGGGCGTTCGGCGCCATGGTCGGGGCTGCGGCGTACTTCATCCTGTCGGGTAAGCGCGACACGGGACTCCCGCCGCTCGTGCTGGCGGGTTCTGGTCTTCTCGTCGGTGCGGCGGGTCTCACGGTCGCCGGTCTGGTCGGCGTCCTCCCGATGGCGTGGAACACGGATGATGTCACGTATCGATTCGGAACCGTGCCGTGGTTCGTGCCGGTGCTGGCGATCGGGATCATCGCCACGGCACTGGCGTACGTGCTCGGGATCGCGTCCACGCGCCTGCTCGGCTCGCGGCTGGCCTCGTTCATCGCGCTCGCCGAGGTCGTCGCGGCGCTGCTGTTCGGATGGTTGCTGCTCGGGCAGCTGCCGAACCTGCTGCAGGGCATCGGCGCGGCGCTCGTGCTCGCGGGCGTCGTCGTCGTGAAACTCGGCGAGCCCGCGGCATCCATGTCGGGGGATCCCGTCCTGGCGCCGCCGGGTGAACAGTCCGCGGATGCCCTTGAAGACGGCGCCTCATCGGACGAAGCTGGCCGTGCCGGTGCCCGCACGGGGCCGGACCACCCGTAG